A region from the Vibrio navarrensis genome encodes:
- the yggU gene encoding DUF167 family protein YggU, translating to MSQAAWQEGQDVVLRLYIQPKASRDKILGLHGDELKIAITAPPVDGKANAHLAKLLAKMFKVAKSLVEIEKGELGRHKQVRIHAPTQIPEEVKAIL from the coding sequence ATGAGCCAAGCTGCTTGGCAAGAGGGGCAGGATGTGGTGCTGCGGCTCTACATCCAACCCAAAGCCAGCCGTGATAAAATTCTGGGTTTGCATGGTGATGAGCTGAAAATCGCCATTACCGCGCCGCCCGTGGATGGCAAAGCGAATGCCCATCTGGCTAAATTACTGGCCAAGATGTTTAAAGTCGCCAAAAGTCTGGTTGAGATTGAAAAAGGCGAGCTTGGCCGTCACAAGCAAGTGCGCATCCATGCCCCGACGCAGATACCAGAGGAAGTGAAAGCCATCTTGTGA
- a CDS encoding DUF4426 domain-containing protein, with translation MKKWIAALLTCLVALPTWAGQFKEIKDTEVHYVALSSTFLTPQVAKSYGLKRSEYSAIVNISVLDKSRVGKPALTATVKGQAKNLLGQIRTLTFKEIREGEAIYYIAELPVNHEESLTFDLDINAGLKGAGKLTFTQKFYIEE, from the coding sequence ATGAAAAAATGGATCGCCGCCCTGCTGACTTGCTTGGTCGCCCTGCCGACTTGGGCTGGGCAATTTAAAGAGATCAAAGATACCGAAGTGCACTACGTGGCGCTGAGCTCAACCTTCTTAACGCCGCAAGTGGCGAAAAGTTATGGGCTGAAACGCAGTGAGTATTCCGCCATCGTGAATATCAGCGTGCTGGATAAAAGCCGAGTCGGCAAACCTGCGCTAACGGCAACGGTCAAAGGGCAAGCGAAAAACCTGCTCGGCCAGATCCGCACCTTAACGTTTAAAGAAATACGTGAAGGCGAGGCGATTTACTACATCGCAGAGCTGCCAGTGAATCATGAAGAGTCACTGACATTTGATTTAGACATCAATGCAGGCCTCAAAGGGGCAGGCAAACTCACCTTTACGCAAAAATTTTATATAGAAGAGTAA
- a CDS encoding XTP/dITP diphosphatase — translation MKKIVLATGNQGKVREMAGLLADFGFDVVAQSEFNVSEVAETGTTFIENAIIKARHAAKETGLPAIADDSGLEVDFLQGAPGIYSARYAGEKASDQENLEKLLTAMEGVPEAQRTARFHCVLVLMRHENDPTPIVCHGTWEGRILTQAHGENGFGYDPIFFVPEENCASAELVPARKKQLSHRGKALQQLFATLSQQPLA, via the coding sequence ATGAAGAAGATCGTATTGGCCACTGGCAATCAAGGCAAAGTGCGCGAGATGGCGGGTTTATTGGCCGATTTTGGTTTTGACGTGGTCGCGCAAAGCGAATTTAACGTCTCTGAAGTGGCTGAAACGGGCACAACCTTTATTGAAAACGCCATTATCAAAGCGCGTCATGCCGCCAAAGAAACGGGCTTGCCAGCCATTGCCGACGACTCTGGCCTTGAGGTGGATTTTCTTCAAGGTGCCCCAGGGATTTACTCTGCACGTTACGCAGGAGAGAAAGCCTCAGATCAAGAGAACTTAGAAAAGCTATTAACCGCGATGGAAGGTGTGCCAGAAGCGCAACGTACCGCTCGTTTCCATTGTGTATTGGTTTTGATGCGTCATGAAAACGACCCAACGCCGATCGTCTGTCATGGAACGTGGGAAGGGCGAATCCTAACCCAAGCACACGGTGAAAACGGTTTTGGTTACGACCCCATCTTCTTCGTACCGGAAGAGAACTGTGCCTCGGCTGAACTTGTACCTGCGCGGAAAAAGCAGCTTTCACATCGTGGCAAAGCGTTACAGCAGTTGTTTGCCACCCTGAGCCAACAGCCATTAGCGTAA
- the hemW gene encoding radical SAM family heme chaperone HemW yields the protein MLKPPALSLYVHIPWCVQKCPYCDFNSHAVKEAIPEQQYILALLEDLDRDIEKYRLNDAPRPLHSIFIGGGTPSLISAEGIAQLLQGIEQRIAFTPEIEITMEANPGTIEAKRFAGYRAAGVTRISIGVQSFEAEKLERLGRIHGQQEAVAAAQLAHQIGLNSFNLDLMHGLPDQSIDQALADLDKAIELNPPHLSWYQLTIEPNTMFYYKPPVLPDDDDLWDIFEQGHQKLTAAGYVQYEISGYSKPGYQCRHNLNYWRFGDYLGIGCGSHGKLSFADGRIIRTTKIKHPRGYLAAYQNMVKPYLDSEQLVAAQERPFEFFMNRFRLMEACPKQDFIDTTGLGLEAIATTIQWALEMGYLREDATQWQITEKGKLFLNDLLEAFMPDEE from the coding sequence ATGTTAAAGCCCCCCGCTCTCAGTTTGTATGTGCACATTCCTTGGTGTGTACAAAAATGCCCGTACTGCGATTTCAACTCTCACGCTGTAAAAGAAGCGATCCCGGAGCAGCAGTACATTCTTGCCTTGTTGGAAGATTTGGATCGCGACATTGAGAAATATCGTCTCAATGATGCACCGCGCCCGCTGCACTCGATCTTCATCGGCGGTGGCACACCCAGTTTAATTTCCGCAGAAGGGATAGCGCAGCTTTTGCAAGGCATTGAGCAGCGGATTGCCTTCACGCCAGAGATCGAAATCACCATGGAAGCCAACCCAGGTACGATAGAAGCCAAGCGCTTTGCTGGCTATCGCGCTGCGGGAGTAACACGTATTTCGATTGGTGTGCAAAGCTTTGAAGCGGAAAAACTCGAACGTTTAGGGCGGATCCATGGTCAGCAAGAAGCGGTCGCTGCCGCGCAGCTTGCTCACCAAATAGGCCTCAACAGTTTCAATTTGGATTTGATGCACGGTTTGCCGGATCAAAGTATTGATCAAGCCTTGGCGGATCTCGATAAAGCGATTGAGCTCAACCCACCGCATCTCTCTTGGTATCAGCTCACGATCGAGCCGAACACCATGTTTTACTACAAACCACCAGTGTTACCTGATGATGATGATTTGTGGGATATTTTCGAACAAGGCCACCAGAAACTGACCGCAGCAGGGTATGTGCAGTACGAAATCTCCGGTTACAGCAAACCGGGTTATCAGTGCCGTCACAACCTCAACTACTGGCGCTTTGGCGACTATCTCGGCATCGGTTGTGGCTCCCACGGTAAACTGAGTTTTGCCGATGGGCGCATCATTCGCACCACCAAAATCAAACACCCTCGTGGCTACTTAGCGGCATATCAGAATATGGTCAAACCCTATCTTGATAGTGAGCAGTTGGTTGCGGCGCAAGAGAGACCATTCGAATTCTTTATGAACCGTTTTCGCTTAATGGAAGCCTGCCCTAAGCAAGATTTTATCGATACCACTGGGCTAGGTTTGGAGGCGATTGCAACGACAATTCAATGGGCGTTGGAAATGGGCTACTTGCGTGAAGATGCCACGCAATGGCAGATCACGGAGAAAGGCAAACTGTTCCTCAATGACCTGCTCGAAGCGTTTATGCCTGACGAAGAGTAA
- the glsB gene encoding glutaminase B encodes MKPTKALLAEILDEVRPLIGRGKVADYIPALAKVPAEKLGMAVYTNEGEIIAAGDAEESFSIQSISKALSLTLAMCLYQPDEIWRRVGKEPSGQAFNSLIQLEMEQGIPRNPFINAGAIVVADLLASRLSAPRQRLLEFVRQLSGDNQICYDKIVAASEMMHSDRNAAIAYLMRSFGNFDNDVIPVLNNYFHACALKMSCVDLAKTFSYLANKGTSVHTGKKVITPVQTKQLNALLATCGLYDGAGEFAYRVGMPGKSGVGGGIIAVVPGDMTIAVWSPELDASGNSLAGTKALELFSQRIGRSIF; translated from the coding sequence ATGAAGCCGACAAAAGCGTTGCTCGCTGAAATTCTGGACGAAGTTCGCCCCTTGATTGGGCGTGGCAAGGTTGCCGATTATATTCCCGCACTGGCGAAAGTTCCGGCGGAGAAACTGGGTATGGCGGTGTACACCAATGAAGGTGAAATCATCGCGGCCGGTGATGCCGAGGAGAGCTTTTCCATTCAATCGATTTCCAAAGCGCTAAGCTTAACTTTGGCAATGTGTTTGTATCAGCCCGATGAGATTTGGCGTCGAGTGGGCAAAGAGCCTTCGGGGCAGGCGTTTAACTCGCTGATCCAGCTTGAGATGGAGCAGGGAATTCCACGTAATCCGTTTATTAATGCTGGGGCGATTGTGGTGGCGGATTTGCTCGCCAGCCGTTTGTCCGCACCACGCCAACGCCTGCTGGAGTTTGTTCGCCAGCTCTCGGGGGATAACCAAATCTGCTACGATAAAATCGTGGCGGCTTCCGAGATGATGCACAGCGATCGTAACGCGGCGATTGCGTATCTGATGCGCTCGTTCGGCAATTTCGACAACGACGTGATTCCTGTATTGAACAACTATTTTCACGCCTGCGCGCTCAAGATGAGCTGTGTCGATCTGGCGAAAACCTTCAGTTATCTCGCCAACAAAGGCACTTCGGTGCACACGGGCAAGAAAGTCATTACCCCGGTGCAGACCAAGCAGCTTAACGCGCTGCTGGCGACCTGTGGGCTGTACGATGGCGCCGGAGAGTTCGCTTACCGTGTCGGTATGCCGGGCAAATCGGGGGTTGGCGGTGGAATTATTGCCGTGGTGCCGGGCGATATGACCATTGCGGTTTGGTCGCCAGAGCTTGATGCGTCGGGTAACTCGCTGGCAGGGACTAAAGCGCTTGAACTCTTTTCGCAGCGTATCGGGCGCTCTATTTTTTAA